The following proteins come from a genomic window of Pyxidicoccus sp. MSG2:
- a CDS encoding phosphatase PAP2 family protein, translated as MRELLLRLNRRFAGRLATTVVVLVGTFQCYWWLNAHLPPRVDLSLPVDAAIPFLPWTYAVYTSFFVFPLVAAWALEAEEYVRMLGAVLAVNALCYLGFFLFTSHFPRPPVESIASPYWREQFRVMWSQDLPGNTFPSLHVAVTVLGALRLRHRRAGGLWLVWAALISVSTLTVKQHFVVDVLGGVAVALAAHAVFFRRWRGVAQGRGDVTPVLAGRTSGEVSP; from the coding sequence ATGCGGGAGCTGTTGCTGCGCCTCAACCGCCGCTTCGCCGGCCGCCTGGCCACCACGGTGGTCGTCCTCGTGGGCACCTTCCAGTGCTACTGGTGGCTCAACGCGCACCTGCCGCCGCGCGTCGATTTGTCGCTGCCGGTGGACGCGGCCATTCCCTTCCTGCCGTGGACGTACGCCGTCTACACGTCCTTCTTCGTCTTCCCGCTCGTGGCGGCCTGGGCGCTGGAGGCGGAGGAGTACGTGCGCATGCTGGGCGCGGTGCTGGCGGTGAATGCGCTGTGCTACCTGGGCTTCTTCCTCTTCACGTCGCACTTCCCGCGCCCGCCGGTGGAGTCGATTGCGTCCCCGTACTGGCGTGAGCAGTTCCGGGTGATGTGGTCGCAGGACTTGCCGGGCAACACGTTCCCGAGTCTCCACGTCGCCGTCACCGTGCTCGGAGCGCTGCGGCTGCGGCACCGGCGCGCGGGGGGACTGTGGCTCGTGTGGGCCGCGCTCATCTCCGTGTCCACGCTCACCGTGAAGCAGCACTTCGTGGTGGATGTGCTGGGTGGGGTGGCGGTGGCGCTCGCGGCGCATGCGGTGTTCTTCCGGCGGTGGCGCGGCGTGGCGCAGGGGCGCGGTGATGTGACGCCCGTCCTCGCGGGCAGGACTTCGGGAGAGGTGAGCCCGTGA
- a CDS encoding fatty acid desaturase has translation MSGASVDIPTPPGRLNVALALGIISGGVALQWVASHAEGWLGVLGAGVAFSFLFLPLYSLLHEAEHRVFHAHPAVNEGFGVLLAAFFPGPFSFLRACHLGHHRRNRSDAEMFDLYYPGDDVRRKRLTFYALYLGGFWLLVPLAMAVVLVAPGALRGRLVKDPSAVAMVEGIPESFMRRIRLECIGVVLLHVGLVLALDLSPGRYLLLYALYGLNWSAQQYVTHAHSPRHVLDGAHNLRAHPLYESLLLHFNWHLAHHQHPRVPWLYLPRHDDTTRERPGYLTAFVRFWRGPRPVVADAPGEARR, from the coding sequence ATGAGCGGCGCGTCCGTGGATATCCCCACGCCACCGGGGCGGCTCAACGTGGCACTGGCGCTCGGCATCATCAGTGGGGGCGTGGCCTTGCAGTGGGTGGCCTCGCACGCGGAAGGGTGGCTCGGGGTGCTGGGCGCAGGCGTGGCCTTCTCGTTCCTCTTCCTGCCGCTGTACTCGCTGCTGCATGAGGCGGAGCACCGCGTCTTCCATGCGCACCCGGCGGTCAACGAGGGCTTCGGCGTGTTGCTCGCGGCCTTCTTCCCGGGGCCGTTCTCCTTCCTGCGCGCGTGTCACCTGGGGCACCACCGCCGCAACCGAAGCGACGCGGAGATGTTCGACCTGTACTACCCGGGCGACGACGTGCGGCGGAAGCGCCTCACCTTCTACGCGCTCTACCTGGGAGGATTCTGGCTGCTGGTGCCCCTGGCGATGGCGGTGGTGCTGGTGGCGCCCGGGGCGCTGCGGGGCCGGCTCGTGAAGGACCCGTCCGCAGTGGCCATGGTGGAGGGCATCCCCGAGTCCTTCATGCGCCGCATCCGCCTGGAGTGCATCGGCGTGGTGCTGCTGCACGTGGGGCTGGTGCTTGCGCTGGACCTGTCTCCCGGGCGGTACCTGCTGCTGTACGCGCTGTATGGGCTCAACTGGTCGGCGCAGCAGTACGTCACCCACGCGCACAGTCCCCGGCACGTGCTGGACGGGGCACACAACCTGCGAGCCCATCCGCTGTACGAGTCGCTGCTGCTGCACTTCAACTGGCACCTGGCGCACCATCAACACCCGCGAGTGCCGTGGCTGTACCTGCCGCGCCATGACGACACGACGCGCGAGCGGCCGGGCTACCTCACGGCCTTCGTGCGCTTCTGGCGCGGGCCCCGGCCCGTGGTTGCGGATGCGCCCGGCGAGGCACGCCGATAG
- a CDS encoding RNA polymerase sigma factor: MADNEAVRAGERQSAPGFLSWVAVLVHEHRARLLALARSRGLDAEEALDAVQDSFISFFQLPEARAISGAPEDSLKLLTVILQHNVQNWRRKHSRRQRARLLLEAAATPREDTTSDELIAQAEELARVNGCIVRMGRLQRSVVKLSLIDEQPREEVAKVLGISDGYVRVLVHRAREHLRSCGFPEDEDGPLVDEPWD, translated from the coding sequence ATGGCCGACAACGAAGCCGTCCGAGCAGGGGAGCGACAGTCAGCTCCTGGCTTCCTGAGCTGGGTGGCGGTCCTCGTACATGAGCACCGCGCGAGGCTGCTGGCCCTGGCGCGGAGCCGGGGGCTGGACGCGGAGGAGGCGCTGGACGCGGTGCAGGACAGCTTCATCTCGTTCTTCCAGCTCCCGGAGGCGCGGGCCATCTCGGGAGCGCCGGAGGACTCGCTGAAGCTGCTGACGGTCATCCTCCAGCACAACGTGCAGAACTGGCGGAGGAAGCACTCGCGGCGGCAGCGGGCGAGGCTGCTGCTCGAAGCGGCCGCCACCCCGCGCGAGGACACGACGAGCGATGAGCTGATTGCCCAGGCCGAGGAGCTGGCCCGGGTGAACGGCTGCATCGTCCGCATGGGCCGGCTCCAGCGGAGTGTGGTGAAGCTGAGCCTCATCGACGAGCAACCGCGAGAGGAGGTCGCGAAGGTGCTCGGCATCTCGGACGGCTACGTGCGCGTCCTCGTGCACCGGGCGAGGGAGCACCTGCGCTCCTGCGGCTTCCCGGAGGATGAGGACGGGCCCCTCGTGGACGAGCCGTGGGACTGA